A window of the Deinococcus malanensis genome harbors these coding sequences:
- a CDS encoding acyl-CoA dehydrogenase family protein, which translates to MTMFDVSPRVRDLHGRLSAFMDAHIYPNEAEFHRQVNEGNRWTHVQLIEDLKPRAQSEGLWNLFLPPASDPEGKYGGGLTNLEYARLCEVMGQVWWAPEVFNCNAPDTGNMEVLARYGTPEQKEQWLAPLLNGEIRSAFSMTEPEVASSDATNIQASIVREGDEYVINGRKWWTSGAGDPRCAISIFMGKTDPSAERHLQQSMILVPMDTPGVTTERMMTVFGYDDAPHGHAEMTFENVRVPASNMLLGEGRGFEIAQGRLGPGRIHHCMRLIGQAERALGLMVQRSSQRVAFGKPLAGHQHVREAIAHSRMEIDQARLLTLQAAHMMDTVGNKEARGQIAAIKVVAPNVALKVIDRAIQIFGGAGVSQDTPLAMMYAQARTLRLADGPDIVHTETVAKEELRRQGVSLRRG; encoded by the coding sequence ATGACCATGTTTGACGTCTCGCCGCGCGTCCGTGACCTGCACGGGCGCCTCTCGGCCTTCATGGACGCGCACATCTACCCTAACGAGGCCGAGTTCCACCGTCAGGTGAACGAGGGCAACCGCTGGACGCATGTGCAACTGATTGAAGACCTCAAGCCCAGGGCCCAGTCCGAGGGACTGTGGAATCTGTTCCTGCCCCCGGCCAGCGACCCGGAAGGTAAGTATGGCGGGGGCCTGACAAATCTGGAATATGCCCGGCTGTGCGAGGTGATGGGCCAGGTCTGGTGGGCGCCCGAGGTTTTCAACTGCAACGCGCCTGATACCGGCAACATGGAGGTTCTGGCCCGCTACGGCACGCCCGAGCAGAAAGAGCAGTGGCTGGCGCCGCTCCTGAACGGCGAGATCCGCAGCGCCTTTTCCATGACCGAGCCGGAAGTGGCCAGCAGCGACGCCACGAACATTCAGGCGAGCATCGTACGTGAGGGCGACGAATACGTCATCAACGGGCGCAAGTGGTGGACCAGCGGCGCCGGTGACCCGCGCTGTGCCATCAGCATTTTCATGGGCAAGACCGACCCGTCGGCCGAGCGGCACCTGCAGCAGTCCATGATCCTGGTTCCGATGGACACTCCGGGCGTGACCACCGAGCGCATGATGACGGTCTTCGGCTACGACGACGCCCCACACGGTCATGCCGAGATGACCTTCGAAAACGTGCGTGTGCCGGCCAGCAACATGCTGCTGGGCGAGGGCCGCGGCTTCGAAATCGCCCAGGGCCGCCTGGGGCCCGGGCGCATCCACCACTGCATGCGTCTGATCGGGCAGGCTGAGCGCGCCCTGGGGCTGATGGTCCAGCGGTCCTCGCAGCGCGTCGCGTTCGGCAAACCCCTGGCCGGGCACCAGCACGTGCGCGAGGCGATTGCCCACAGCCGTATGGAGATCGACCAAGCCCGGCTGCTGACCCTGCAGGCCGCCCACATGATGGACACCGTGGGCAACAAGGAGGCGCGCGGTCAGATCGCGGCCATCAAGGTGGTAGCACCGAACGTCGCGCTGAAGGTTATCGACCGGGCCATTCAGATCTTCGGCGGCGCCGGGGTCAGCCAGGACACTCCATTGGCCATGATGTACGCCCAGGCCCGCACCTTGCGGCTCGCCGACGGCCCGGACATCGTGCACACCGAGACGGTGGCCAAAGAAGAGCTGCGGCGCCAGGGCGTGAGCCTGCGGAGAGGCTGA
- a CDS encoding SDR family oxidoreductase → MTFQARVVVVTGSASGIGLALATRFAEEGAVVVASDLNAEQGALRAADIGARFVPADVGQEAGVQGLIQNVLATEGRIDVFCSNAGIAVGNGLEPLDRLWDLSWRVNVMSHVWAARHLLPHMLERGEGTLLNTVSAAGLLTEVHSAPYAVTKHEAMAFAEWLAITYGDRGIQVAALCPEWVQTPLIENAPHLQEAAISAEEVARAALDGLQQGQFLITTHPMTLKAFQSRANTHDRWLGRVRMLAQQTQEQLAGREAFPDKYTQGE, encoded by the coding sequence ATGACATTTCAGGCACGCGTGGTGGTGGTCACCGGTTCGGCGTCCGGCATCGGGCTGGCCCTGGCGACCCGCTTTGCGGAGGAAGGTGCGGTGGTGGTCGCCTCTGACCTGAATGCCGAGCAGGGCGCACTGAGAGCCGCCGACATTGGTGCACGGTTCGTTCCTGCCGACGTGGGCCAGGAAGCAGGCGTCCAGGGCCTGATTCAGAACGTCCTGGCCACCGAGGGCCGCATCGACGTGTTCTGTTCCAATGCCGGCATCGCGGTAGGTAACGGTCTGGAGCCGCTCGACCGGCTGTGGGACCTGAGCTGGCGGGTCAACGTCATGAGCCACGTCTGGGCGGCGAGACATCTGCTGCCCCACATGCTGGAGCGCGGAGAAGGAACGTTGCTGAACACCGTTTCGGCGGCTGGTCTGCTGACCGAAGTGCATTCGGCGCCCTACGCCGTGACCAAGCATGAGGCGATGGCGTTCGCGGAATGGCTGGCCATCACCTACGGTGACCGCGGCATCCAGGTGGCGGCGCTGTGCCCGGAATGGGTGCAGACTCCCCTGATCGAGAACGCACCGCACCTGCAGGAGGCCGCCATCAGTGCCGAGGAGGTGGCCCGCGCCGCCCTGGACGGACTGCAGCAGGGACAGTTCCTGATTACCACCCATCCGATGACCCTCAAGGCGTTCCAGTCCCGCGCCAACACCCACGACCGCTGGCTGGGTCGGGTGCGCATGCTGGCGCAGCAGACACAAGAACAGCTCGCGGGACGCGAGGCGTTCCCGGACAAGTACACCCAGGGGGAGTAA
- a CDS encoding SDR family oxidoreductase, translating to MDFQNKVIVVTGAASGIGLALATRFVAEGATVVASDRNEQVGALKAQEIGARFVGADVGQEAGVQGLIENVLAAEGRIDLFCSNAGIAIGEGPETEDRHWDLIQRVNLMSHVWAARHLLPHMLERGDGYLLNTASAAGLLTELHSAPYAVTKHAALAFAEWLAITYGERGIKVACLCPEGVWTPMIQNAPILQQTAISTDELVEKTLAVLRADGFLITTHETTLKSFQNKANNYDEWISKMRHLRTKAMALLSGHAAYSGDARP from the coding sequence ATGGACTTTCAGAACAAGGTGATTGTGGTGACCGGCGCGGCCTCGGGCATCGGGCTCGCGCTGGCCACCCGTTTCGTGGCCGAGGGAGCCACGGTCGTGGCCTCTGACCGCAACGAACAGGTGGGCGCACTGAAGGCGCAGGAAATCGGCGCGCGGTTCGTGGGGGCTGATGTGGGCCAGGAAGCAGGCGTGCAGGGCCTGATCGAGAACGTGCTGGCCGCCGAGGGCCGCATCGACCTGTTCTGCTCCAATGCCGGCATCGCCATCGGCGAAGGTCCCGAGACCGAGGACCGTCACTGGGACCTGATTCAGCGGGTCAACCTCATGAGCCACGTCTGGGCTGCCCGCCACCTGCTGCCCCACATGCTGGAGCGTGGGGACGGCTACCTGCTGAACACCGCCTCGGCCGCCGGTCTGCTGACCGAACTGCACTCCGCGCCCTACGCGGTCACCAAGCACGCCGCGCTGGCCTTTGCGGAGTGGCTGGCCATCACCTACGGTGAACGTGGCATCAAGGTCGCCTGCCTGTGCCCGGAAGGCGTGTGGACGCCCATGATCCAGAACGCCCCGATCCTGCAGCAGACGGCCATCAGCACCGACGAACTGGTCGAAAAGACGCTGGCGGTGCTGCGCGCCGACGGCTTCCTGATCACCACCCACGAGACCACCCTGAAGTCGTTTCAGAACAAGGCCAACAACTACGACGAGTGGATCAGCAAGATGCGGCACCTGCGCACCAAGGCCATGGCGCTGCTCTCAGGCCACGCGGCCTACAGCGGGGATGCCCGGCCGTGA
- a CDS encoding phosphotransferase family protein, producing MTRPDSAPMRPGEELPLDRLREVLRGRLAGDVEALSAEQFPGGFSNLTYLLRLGEQEYVLRRAPLGPVARGAHDMAREYHLLERIHPVLPVAPRPEVLIEDPEVLGTPFYLMERRRGEVVRSSLPAAFAANPDAPRQLSEALVDTLADLHAVDIDAAGLRAIGRPEGFNGRQVQGWAGRWRRARELLQHSGDLPPPAELHDEDVIGWLEAHTPPESAHTLVHNDFKLDNLMLDPADSSRVVALLDWEMTTVGDPLVDLGLTLTYWTMPEQPGGASNRIGAAGADQGYLSREAFIARYAQRSGRPVTPESVTWYEVLGHFKLAVIVLQIFARYRAGQTSDPRFAPLAAQAEWLIREAWSRIQTLPVVEAHE from the coding sequence GTGACCCGCCCCGACTCCGCGCCCATGCGCCCCGGCGAGGAGCTCCCCCTGGACCGGCTGCGTGAGGTCCTGCGTGGCCGCCTGGCCGGCGATGTGGAGGCCCTGAGCGCCGAGCAGTTTCCAGGAGGCTTTTCCAACCTGACCTACCTGCTGCGCCTGGGCGAACAGGAATACGTGCTGCGCCGCGCGCCGCTGGGTCCCGTGGCCAGGGGCGCACATGACATGGCCCGCGAGTACCACCTCCTGGAGCGCATTCATCCGGTGCTGCCGGTCGCTCCGCGCCCGGAAGTGCTGATCGAGGACCCGGAGGTGCTGGGGACCCCTTTCTACCTGATGGAGCGCCGCCGTGGCGAGGTGGTGCGCTCGTCACTGCCGGCCGCGTTCGCCGCGAACCCCGACGCTCCCCGGCAGCTCTCGGAGGCGCTGGTGGACACCCTGGCGGACCTGCACGCCGTGGATATCGACGCGGCAGGTCTGCGCGCCATCGGGCGCCCCGAAGGCTTTAACGGCCGGCAGGTCCAGGGCTGGGCCGGCCGCTGGCGCCGGGCGCGGGAACTCCTGCAGCACAGCGGTGACCTGCCTCCGCCCGCCGAGTTGCACGACGAGGATGTCATCGGCTGGCTGGAGGCCCACACGCCGCCTGAAAGCGCCCATACCCTGGTGCATAACGATTTCAAGCTCGACAACCTGATGCTTGATCCGGCTGATTCCTCCCGGGTGGTGGCACTGCTGGACTGGGAGATGACCACCGTGGGCGACCCGCTGGTGGACCTGGGCCTGACCCTGACCTACTGGACCATGCCCGAGCAGCCGGGAGGGGCCAGCAACCGGATTGGTGCCGCTGGCGCGGACCAGGGTTATCTGAGCCGTGAGGCGTTTATCGCCCGCTACGCGCAGCGCAGTGGCCGGCCCGTGACGCCTGAATCGGTCACCTGGTACGAGGTACTGGGCCACTTCAAGCTGGCAGTCATCGTGCTTCAGATCTTCGCGCGCTACCGCGCCGGTCAGACCAGCGATCCCCGCTTTGCACCGCTGGCCGCCCAGGCCGAGTGGCTGATCCGGGAGGCCTGGAGCCGCATTCAGACGTTGCCCGTCGTGGAAGCCCATGAGTGA
- a CDS encoding histidine phosphatase family protein has translation MSELILVRHGQATPFEADTDRLSPLGEAQARAVGAALSAEGVTPTHALHGPLVRQRRTAELAGAADWPAPREDARLAEYDGDGLIRTLAPVLAARDPEFAALGETFAAQQGGGPERNRAFQKYLEALAAEWQAGTITHPEVEGWDAFRARVRAAMSDVLKLPPGSTVVAFTSGGVIGLSVALALGAPDSAALALNWRVRNGSVTRFTFGGGRISLDSFNEIHHLEVALRSWR, from the coding sequence ATGAGTGAGCTGATTCTGGTCCGCCACGGACAGGCCACGCCTTTCGAGGCTGACACTGACAGGCTCTCACCGCTGGGCGAGGCTCAGGCAAGGGCGGTGGGCGCAGCCCTCAGCGCTGAGGGGGTCACGCCCACGCACGCTCTGCACGGACCCCTGGTCCGCCAGCGGCGGACCGCTGAGCTGGCCGGTGCGGCCGACTGGCCGGCGCCCCGTGAGGACGCCCGGCTGGCCGAATACGACGGTGACGGGCTGATCCGCACGCTGGCTCCCGTACTTGCCGCACGCGACCCGGAGTTCGCCGCGCTTGGCGAGACCTTTGCGGCGCAGCAGGGGGGAGGACCAGAACGCAACCGCGCTTTCCAGAAGTACCTCGAAGCGCTGGCGGCCGAGTGGCAGGCGGGGACCATCACCCACCCGGAGGTCGAGGGCTGGGACGCGTTCCGGGCGCGTGTGCGCGCGGCCATGAGTGACGTGCTGAAGCTGCCGCCCGGGAGCACGGTGGTGGCCTTTACCAGTGGCGGCGTGATCGGCCTGAGCGTTGCCCTGGCCCTGGGTGCCCCCGACAGCGCCGCCCTCGCGCTGAACTGGCGGGTCCGTAACGGCAGCGTCACGCGGTTTACTTTCGGAGGCGGCAGGATCAGTCTGGATTCCTTCAACGAGATTCATCACCTGGAAGTGGCGCTGAGGTCCTGGCGGTGA
- a CDS encoding HU family DNA-binding protein has product MLLTMTKKSAKAPAKKPAASAKAAPKKGAVAAESNKVAKTQLVELVADRTGLTKKQSEEAVSTMLESIVGALREGKSVGMPGLGTLSVKQTAARTGVRPGTSEKIQIPAGKKVAFKVASTLKGNL; this is encoded by the coding sequence ATGCTGCTCACCATGACGAAAAAGTCTGCGAAAGCCCCCGCCAAGAAGCCCGCTGCCAGCGCCAAGGCTGCCCCCAAGAAGGGTGCTGTGGCCGCTGAGAGCAACAAGGTCGCCAAGACCCAGCTCGTGGAACTGGTCGCCGACCGCACCGGCCTGACCAAGAAGCAGAGCGAGGAAGCGGTCAGCACCATGCTGGAGAGCATCGTGGGCGCCCTGCGTGAAGGCAAGAGCGTCGGCATGCCCGGCCTCGGGACCCTGAGCGTCAAGCAGACCGCCGCCCGCACCGGCGTGCGCCCCGGCACCAGCGAGAAGATCCAGATTCCCGCCGGTAAGAAGGTGGCCTTCAAGGTCGCCAGCACCCTCAAGGGCAACCTGTAA
- a CDS encoding long-chain fatty acid--CoA ligase: MTDSTAPTRYWPPHKPRTLTLPQTGLMHNLRVTSDRYPYKTALWHYGRSVTYRELREQAERLAGHLASQGVGKGDRVAVWMQNSPAWAVSAFAAWHLGAVVVPLAPMLQAREFGFFLQDAGIRVGIVGAELYEKAKQAGLGHVVSANIMLGTDRETARIPLPEGLDVNPTLQPGDVTLEDALQHAAAPAADVSRDDLCVMPYTSGTTGLPKGCMHTHGSVQANVFGAGVWVDGNVEDRSLAALPFFHVTGFVNSLLTMMNAGGTVYIMSRWDRDAARQLIRDHQITLWTNTPTMIVDLMASPTFDPADLKSVRNITGGGASLPEAIGQRLLDLTGIKYIEGYGLTETMAQSHTNPKDRQKLQCMGIPLFNVDARIMDLDSGTELPAGQVGEVIIHGPQVMQGYWNRPDDTANAFITIDGKAFFRTGDLGYMDDEGYFFFTDRIKRMVNVSGMKVWPAEVENKLHDHPAVQEACVIALPDERTGERAQALIVLKAGHQVTAEELQDWAREQMATYKVPRDYKFVESLPRSPTGKVAWRQLQEQARAQLQGGTSAG; the protein is encoded by the coding sequence ATGACTGATTCCACGGCACCCACCCGTTACTGGCCCCCCCACAAGCCCCGCACCCTGACGCTGCCGCAGACCGGCCTGATGCACAACCTGCGGGTGACCTCGGACCGTTACCCCTACAAGACGGCGCTGTGGCATTACGGACGCAGCGTCACGTACCGCGAACTCCGCGAGCAGGCCGAACGTCTCGCCGGTCATCTGGCCAGCCAGGGCGTCGGCAAGGGAGACCGGGTGGCCGTCTGGATGCAGAACAGCCCGGCCTGGGCCGTCAGCGCCTTCGCGGCGTGGCACCTGGGCGCGGTGGTCGTACCGCTGGCGCCCATGCTGCAGGCGCGTGAATTCGGCTTCTTCCTGCAGGATGCCGGAATCCGGGTGGGCATCGTGGGTGCCGAACTCTACGAGAAGGCCAAGCAGGCCGGTCTCGGCCACGTCGTGTCCGCCAACATCATGCTCGGCACCGACCGCGAGACCGCGCGCATCCCCCTGCCCGAGGGCCTGGATGTCAATCCCACGCTGCAACCCGGCGACGTGACCCTGGAAGACGCCTTGCAGCACGCCGCCGCGCCTGCGGCCGACGTCAGCAGAGACGACCTGTGCGTCATGCCGTATACCTCCGGAACCACCGGTCTGCCCAAAGGCTGCATGCACACCCACGGCAGCGTACAGGCCAACGTGTTCGGAGCGGGCGTGTGGGTGGACGGCAATGTCGAGGACCGCTCGCTGGCGGCGCTGCCGTTCTTCCATGTGACCGGCTTCGTCAACAGCCTGCTGACCATGATGAACGCGGGTGGGACGGTCTACATCATGTCGCGCTGGGACCGGGACGCTGCGCGGCAGCTGATCCGCGATCACCAGATCACGCTGTGGACCAACACGCCCACCATGATCGTGGACCTGATGGCCTCCCCCACCTTTGACCCCGCCGACCTGAAAAGCGTCCGCAACATCACCGGCGGTGGCGCGAGCCTGCCCGAGGCGATCGGACAGCGGCTTCTGGACCTGACCGGGATCAAGTACATCGAGGGCTACGGTCTGACCGAGACCATGGCCCAGTCGCACACCAACCCCAAGGACCGACAGAAGCTGCAGTGCATGGGCATTCCGCTGTTCAACGTGGACGCCCGCATCATGGACCTCGACAGCGGCACCGAACTTCCGGCCGGGCAGGTGGGTGAAGTGATCATTCACGGGCCACAGGTCATGCAGGGCTACTGGAACCGCCCCGACGACACGGCCAACGCCTTTATCACCATCGACGGCAAGGCCTTTTTCCGTACTGGCGACCTGGGGTACATGGACGACGAGGGCTACTTCTTCTTCACCGACCGTATCAAGCGCATGGTGAACGTCTCGGGCATGAAGGTCTGGCCCGCAGAAGTGGAAAACAAGCTGCACGACCACCCGGCGGTGCAGGAAGCCTGTGTGATCGCCCTGCCTGACGAGCGCACGGGTGAGCGCGCCCAGGCCCTGATTGTGCTCAAGGCCGGCCATCAGGTCACGGCCGAGGAACTCCAGGACTGGGCCCGCGAGCAGATGGCGACCTACAAGGTCCCGCGCGATTACAAGTTCGTCGAGAGCCTGCCGCGCAGCCCCACCGGCAAGGTGGCGTGGCGCCAGCTGCAGGAGCAGGCTCGCGCGCAGCTGCAGGGAGGGACGTCGGCAGGCTGA
- a CDS encoding transglutaminase-like domain-containing protein translates to MSSAESLNLMHVRVGFQLTFDLPYPTPMLFVVEPGNQSGQRIVHKTELLDSSRGVGQWSRYTDSFGNTVWRVLGVGQVLEIGQDAIVEVSAHSDPQWPDLPKTPVEDLPDEVLQFLLPSRYVDSDLISNEAWERFGQIQGGWAQVQAISDHLHGACMYGAASNSSTTAQQAYMSGRAVCRDFAHMGVAFCRALNIPARYVCGYLGDIGVPATPTPMDFHAWFEAWIDGAWRTFDARHNKPRTGRVLIASGRDAADVAFTTSFGPARLTRMQVWADQVEPGTALPDVWQPPQARY, encoded by the coding sequence ATGTCCAGCGCCGAATCCCTGAATCTGATGCATGTCCGGGTGGGCTTCCAGCTCACCTTCGATCTGCCGTATCCCACTCCAATGCTGTTCGTGGTTGAGCCGGGGAACCAGAGCGGCCAGCGGATCGTGCACAAAACAGAACTCCTCGACAGCTCACGTGGTGTGGGACAGTGGAGCCGTTACACCGATTCATTCGGCAATACGGTATGGCGTGTGCTGGGCGTGGGTCAGGTGCTGGAGATCGGGCAGGATGCCATCGTCGAGGTCTCTGCTCACAGCGACCCCCAGTGGCCGGACCTGCCGAAAACGCCCGTCGAAGATCTGCCCGATGAGGTTCTGCAGTTTCTGCTGCCCAGCCGCTACGTCGATTCCGACCTGATCTCCAACGAGGCCTGGGAGCGCTTCGGTCAGATCCAGGGCGGCTGGGCGCAGGTGCAGGCCATCAGCGATCATCTTCATGGGGCGTGCATGTACGGCGCGGCCAGCAATTCAAGTACCACCGCCCAGCAGGCATATATGAGCGGGCGTGCCGTCTGCCGGGATTTTGCCCACATGGGCGTGGCCTTCTGCCGGGCGCTGAACATACCCGCACGCTACGTGTGTGGTTACCTGGGAGACATCGGAGTGCCCGCCACACCGACTCCCATGGACTTCCATGCTTGGTTCGAGGCCTGGATCGACGGTGCCTGGCGGACCTTTGATGCCCGGCACAACAAGCCGCGGACTGGCCGGGTGCTGATCGCTTCTGGTCGTGACGCTGCGGATGTGGCCTTTACCACCAGCTTTGGCCCGGCCCGGCTGACGCGCATGCAGGTGTGGGCAGATCAGGTCGAGCCCGGCACGGCGCTGCCTGACGTGTGGCAGCCGCCCCAGGCAAGATACTGA
- a CDS encoding circularly permuted type 2 ATP-grasp protein: protein MEQYDQGTAFFDEMFTPHGQVRPHYEGVLSYFRRLGTTEFQRRQALMDLAFRNQGITFTVYGDSAGVERTFPFDPVPRIIPASEWAALEAGLTQRVQALNAFLRDIYSDAQILKDGVIPAELVYTSSNFRREVHGLQVPLGIYTHVVGSDLIRDEQGRYLVLEDNLRSPSGVSYLLANRQAMTRIFPGMFERQGVRTVHHYTTALQRVLSSLSPRAPEATVVVLTPGMYNSAYFEHAYLAQQMGVELVEGRDLFVDSGRVWMRTTSGRTQVDVIYRRIDDDFLDPLTFRRDSALGVPGLVEVYRQGRVAIANAIGAGVADDKAVYAYVPRMIEYYLGERPLLDNVPTFLGWNPDHLAHILENAAELVIKAVGEAGGYGMLIGPAATTAETEEFLNNVRENPRNYIAQPVIGLSRHPTFYPDAARFEPAHVDLRPYILVGQEVTIVPGGLTRVALRRGSLVVNSSQGGGSKDTWVLNHDGPAPARIQQQYQGATELHKVTPSGTAALPPEPQTGSVQAQTSSEMTQTPGGMTQTLGGMTQTLGGMTQSQSEGGGQAQSPDAVSTAAGQHQWHGATEEPRAAHPPGAKDNGQTDGGTPGASRAGQPRPEGEV from the coding sequence ATGGAGCAGTACGACCAGGGGACAGCATTTTTCGACGAGATGTTTACTCCGCACGGGCAGGTCAGGCCCCACTACGAGGGCGTACTGTCATACTTCCGGCGCCTGGGGACAACCGAATTTCAGCGCCGTCAGGCCCTGATGGATCTGGCATTCCGCAATCAGGGCATCACCTTCACCGTCTATGGTGACAGTGCGGGGGTGGAGCGGACATTTCCCTTCGATCCGGTGCCGCGGATCATTCCGGCTTCCGAATGGGCCGCGCTTGAAGCCGGTCTGACCCAGCGGGTTCAGGCCCTGAATGCATTTTTGCGGGACATCTACAGTGACGCTCAGATCCTGAAAGACGGCGTCATTCCTGCCGAGCTGGTCTACACTTCCAGTAACTTCCGCCGGGAGGTCCACGGTCTTCAGGTTCCTCTGGGCATCTACACCCACGTCGTCGGCAGTGACCTGATCCGTGACGAGCAGGGCCGGTATCTGGTACTGGAAGACAACCTGCGCTCGCCCAGCGGAGTCAGCTACCTGCTGGCCAACCGGCAGGCCATGACCCGCATCTTCCCTGGCATGTTCGAACGCCAGGGCGTGCGGACCGTGCATCACTACACCACGGCGCTGCAGCGCGTGCTGAGCTCACTCAGCCCACGGGCTCCCGAGGCCACCGTGGTCGTCCTGACGCCGGGGATGTATAACAGCGCCTATTTCGAGCACGCCTACCTCGCCCAGCAGATGGGTGTCGAACTGGTCGAGGGCCGTGACCTGTTCGTCGACAGCGGCCGCGTGTGGATGCGGACGACGTCCGGCCGGACGCAGGTCGACGTGATCTACCGCCGGATCGACGACGACTTCCTGGACCCCCTGACCTTCCGCCGGGATTCGGCGCTGGGCGTTCCCGGTCTGGTGGAGGTCTACCGCCAGGGGCGGGTGGCCATCGCCAATGCGATCGGAGCCGGTGTGGCCGACGACAAGGCCGTGTATGCCTACGTGCCGCGTATGATCGAGTACTACCTGGGTGAACGTCCGCTGCTGGACAACGTGCCCACCTTCCTGGGATGGAACCCCGACCATCTGGCGCACATCCTGGAGAACGCAGCCGAACTGGTGATCAAGGCAGTGGGAGAAGCGGGTGGCTACGGCATGTTGATCGGCCCGGCAGCCACCACAGCCGAGACCGAGGAATTCCTGAACAACGTGCGCGAGAATCCCCGCAATTACATTGCCCAGCCAGTGATCGGACTTTCACGGCATCCCACCTTCTATCCGGACGCGGCGAGGTTCGAACCGGCACACGTCGACCTGCGGCCCTACATCCTGGTGGGACAGGAAGTCACGATCGTGCCAGGCGGGTTGACACGGGTCGCGTTGCGGCGCGGCTCGCTGGTCGTGAATTCCTCGCAGGGGGGCGGCAGCAAGGACACCTGGGTCCTGAACCACGACGGTCCCGCTCCTGCCCGGATTCAGCAGCAGTACCAGGGAGCCACCGAGCTTCATAAGGTGACGCCTTCCGGGACAGCCGCATTACCGCCGGAACCTCAGACTGGCAGCGTGCAGGCCCAGACGTCCAGCGAAATGACGCAGACGCCCGGTGGAATGACGCAGACGCTCGGCGGAATGACGCAGACGCTCGGCGGAATGACGCAGAGCCAGTCGGAAGGTGGGGGACAGGCTCAGAGCCCGGACGCAGTGTCCACCGCGGCCGGCCAACACCAGTGGCATGGAGCCACGGAGGAGCCCCGGGCGGCCCATCCCCCGGGCGCCAAGGACAACGGGCAGACGGACGGGGGCACCCCTGGGGCCAGCCGCGCCGGGCAGCCGCGCCCGGAAGGAGAAGTCTGA
- a CDS encoding alpha-E domain-containing protein yields the protein MLSRLAESLYWIGRYMERAENTARLLTVNYYATLETSGQVSEEWGPLLDISGSKDNFARFHGRADGRTVPAWLAFDRNNPSSVSSSLARARENARGLRDRIPSEMWECLNRAYYDLCFQNEEVLDRDGLFEFCSAARDTSQFFFGIAFATLPRDEGWLFMRAGQMLERGDNVLRLVQTRYRSHAADPAQMAVHNHRWIAVLKTASAYEAYRKCNHANTSPRTIAEFLLLDAAFPRSVRYSGENLHDALEGIDRIHPGAHPALLREAKWLLARLDHATVEELIERDQAQLDTLLTDFNRIGSAISTSYFTV from the coding sequence ATGCTGTCGCGCCTTGCGGAATCGCTCTACTGGATTGGCCGGTACATGGAACGGGCGGAAAATACCGCGCGCCTGCTGACCGTCAACTACTACGCCACCCTGGAGACCAGCGGTCAGGTTAGTGAGGAATGGGGACCGCTGCTGGATATTTCCGGCAGCAAGGACAATTTTGCCCGTTTCCATGGGCGTGCAGACGGGCGCACCGTTCCCGCGTGGCTGGCGTTTGACCGCAACAATCCGTCAAGTGTGTCGTCGAGCCTGGCCCGCGCCCGTGAAAACGCCCGTGGACTGCGTGACCGCATTCCGTCGGAAATGTGGGAGTGCCTCAACCGCGCCTATTATGACCTGTGCTTCCAGAATGAAGAGGTGCTGGACCGCGACGGTCTGTTCGAGTTCTGCAGCGCCGCCCGCGACACCAGCCAGTTCTTTTTCGGCATAGCCTTCGCCACGCTGCCCAGAGATGAGGGCTGGCTGTTCATGCGGGCCGGTCAGATGCTCGAGCGCGGCGACAACGTGCTGAGACTGGTGCAGACCCGCTACCGGAGTCACGCCGCAGATCCTGCGCAGATGGCCGTGCACAACCACCGCTGGATCGCGGTCCTGAAAACCGCTTCGGCGTACGAGGCCTACCGAAAATGTAACCATGCCAACACCAGCCCCCGGACCATCGCCGAGTTTCTGCTGCTGGACGCGGCATTTCCACGCAGCGTGCGCTACAGCGGTGAGAACCTGCACGACGCTCTGGAAGGCATCGACCGGATCCACCCGGGGGCCCACCCGGCGCTGCTGCGTGAAGCTAAATGGTTGCTCGCGCGGCTTGATCACGCGACCGTCGAGGAGCTCATCGAACGCGATCAGGCCCAGCTCGATACGCTGCTGACCGATTTCAACCGCATCGGCTCGGCAATCTCCACCTCGTATTTCACGGTCTGA